In Neorhizobium galegae, the following proteins share a genomic window:
- a CDS encoding tyrosine recombinase XerC, translating into MNELLIIAAPDLVEKRREWLESLANERRLSDNTLDAYERDTRQFLTFLTRHLAGPAKISDIHTLRPADLRAFLAARRRDGSGARSLGRHLAGLRSFLRYLERKGLVNAAAAGAIRAPKQPKSLPKPLTDRQALNLVTTGAQLQEEPWIAARDAAVLALLYGCGLRISEALGLRPTDLTPGATTLRITGKGGKTRLVPLLQAVFDAVATYRKLCPYHLEAEKPLFRGARGGPLQPAIIQREMQKLRSAFGLPETATPHALRHSFATHLLAGGGDLRTIQELLGHASLSTTQVYTGVDSSRLLEVYDRAHPRA; encoded by the coding sequence GTGAATGAGCTGCTGATTATCGCCGCACCCGATCTCGTGGAAAAACGTCGCGAATGGCTGGAGAGCCTGGCAAACGAACGCCGGCTGTCGGACAACACGCTCGATGCCTATGAACGCGATACGCGGCAGTTTTTGACGTTTCTGACCCGACATCTGGCAGGTCCCGCAAAAATTTCCGATATCCACACCCTGCGCCCGGCCGACCTGCGCGCCTTCCTGGCTGCGCGCCGCCGGGACGGTTCCGGAGCAAGGTCGCTCGGCCGGCATCTCGCGGGGCTTCGTTCATTTCTTCGTTATCTCGAGCGCAAGGGCCTGGTGAACGCCGCAGCCGCCGGTGCCATCCGCGCTCCGAAGCAGCCGAAGTCCCTGCCAAAGCCGCTGACCGACCGCCAGGCGCTCAACCTCGTCACGACAGGTGCCCAACTGCAGGAGGAGCCGTGGATCGCCGCCCGCGATGCCGCCGTGCTGGCCCTGCTCTACGGCTGCGGCCTTCGCATCTCCGAGGCCCTGGGTCTCAGACCAACGGACCTGACGCCGGGCGCGACAACTCTGCGGATCACCGGCAAGGGCGGCAAGACCCGCCTCGTGCCGCTGCTGCAGGCGGTGTTCGATGCCGTCGCCACCTACAGGAAACTCTGCCCCTACCATCTGGAAGCCGAAAAGCCGCTGTTTCGCGGCGCTCGCGGCGGCCCACTGCAGCCGGCGATCATCCAGCGGGAAATGCAGAAGCTCAGGAGCGCCTTCGGACTGCCGGAGACGGCAACGCCGCATGCGCTGCGGCATTCCTTCGCGACCCATCTGCTCGCCGGCGGCGGCGACCTGCGCACCATCCAGGAACTGCTCGGCCATGCCAGCCTTTCGACGACCCAGGTCTATACCGGCGTCGATTCGTCGAGGCTTCTGGAAGTCTACGACCGTGCCCACCCCCGTGCGTAG
- a CDS encoding TraB/GumN family protein, protein MTPAFASSTGALIKRAQGFVLWLIAAAHVLALASFLLVLGSLSPARAETPACDGRNLLEEMKAEKSPLYEQIVAEGAKVPNGKGIFWKIEKDGLAPSYLLGTMHVSDPRVLKMPLGAAEAHSKAKTIIIESDEVIDEKKAMAAMLAKPELMMLTDGSTIDSLLPKEDVALLETGLKARGVPLSAVSRMRPWMLMALVSVPACELARKAQNVAFLDKKIAEQATAEGKPVKGLETLEEQAAALNAIPIELHLKSLIETIKLGKRVDDVFETLTEVYLSGEIGLAMPMLKAVAPDGTEDEAGYGDFENLVVSKRNHVMADRAAPILDQGGAFMAVGALHLPGEEGLVELFRKKGFKVTAVN, encoded by the coding sequence ATGACTCCCGCCTTTGCCTCCTCCACCGGCGCTTTGATCAAGCGCGCCCAAGGTTTCGTGCTGTGGCTGATCGCGGCTGCCCACGTCCTGGCGCTTGCCTCTTTCCTTCTCGTCCTAGGCTCACTGTCCCCTGCACGGGCGGAAACGCCCGCATGCGACGGCCGGAACCTCCTCGAAGAGATGAAGGCCGAAAAGTCACCGCTCTACGAGCAGATCGTCGCAGAAGGCGCCAAGGTGCCGAACGGCAAGGGCATATTCTGGAAGATCGAGAAGGACGGGCTGGCACCATCCTATCTGCTCGGCACCATGCACGTCTCCGACCCGCGGGTGCTGAAAATGCCGCTCGGCGCTGCTGAAGCCCATTCCAAGGCAAAGACGATCATCATCGAGTCCGACGAGGTGATCGACGAAAAGAAGGCCATGGCCGCGATGCTGGCGAAGCCGGAACTGATGATGCTGACGGATGGCAGCACGATCGATTCGCTGTTGCCGAAGGAAGACGTCGCGCTACTCGAAACCGGTCTGAAGGCGCGCGGAGTGCCGCTCTCGGCGGTCTCGCGCATGCGGCCGTGGATGCTGATGGCGCTCGTTTCCGTGCCGGCCTGCGAGCTTGCCCGCAAGGCCCAGAACGTCGCCTTCCTCGACAAGAAGATCGCCGAACAGGCAACGGCCGAGGGCAAGCCCGTCAAGGGCCTGGAAACGCTCGAAGAGCAGGCGGCGGCGCTGAACGCCATCCCGATCGAGCTGCACCTCAAGTCGCTGATCGAAACCATCAAGCTCGGCAAGCGCGTCGACGATGTCTTCGAGACGCTGACGGAAGTCTATCTTTCCGGCGAGATCGGCCTTGCCATGCCGATGCTGAAAGCCGTCGCACCCGACGGAACCGAGGACGAGGCCGGTTATGGCGACTTCGAAAACCTGGTGGTCAGCAAGCGCAACCATGTGATGGCCGATCGGGCAGCCCCAATCCTCGATCAGGGCGGCGCCTTCATGGCCGTCGGCGCTCTTCACCTGCCCGGCGAGGAAGGCCTTGTCGAGCTCTTCCGGAAGAAGGGCTTCAAGGTGACGGCGGTCAATTGA
- a CDS encoding cytochrome b — MALSFTLPQRILHWLMAALILFNLLFTDAVETAARLMFRGQALTPEQVSAANIHAYVGISVLVLGLIRLCLRLVQGVPPEPRQEPPFLRVVAKISHWAFYALFVAMPLAGIGAWFFGNATAGFAHAGPLKLLMWTLIVAHIGGALVHQFYWKTDVLKRMTSGR, encoded by the coding sequence ATGGCTCTCTCGTTCACCTTGCCTCAGCGTATCCTGCATTGGCTAATGGCGGCGCTGATCCTCTTCAACCTGCTTTTCACCGATGCGGTGGAGACTGCCGCGCGGCTGATGTTCCGCGGCCAGGCGCTGACGCCGGAACAGGTGAGCGCGGCCAACATCCATGCCTATGTCGGTATCAGCGTTCTGGTTCTCGGCCTGATCCGGCTCTGTCTGCGGCTGGTGCAAGGTGTGCCGCCGGAGCCAAGACAAGAGCCGCCGTTCCTGCGGGTGGTGGCGAAGATCAGCCACTGGGCTTTTTACGCGCTTTTTGTCGCCATGCCGCTTGCCGGCATCGGCGCCTGGTTCTTCGGCAACGCGACAGCCGGCTTCGCCCATGCGGGACCGCTGAAACTTTTGATGTGGACGTTGATCGTCGCCCATATCGGCGGCGCGCTGGTGCACCAGTTCTACTGGAAGACCGATGTGCTGAAGCGGATGACGAGTGGTCGATGA
- a CDS encoding GFA family protein — translation MDRFTGGCLCGNVRIVASGLPYRVGLCHCLDCRKHHGALFHASAIFPQDAVTVDGETRDYAGRFFCPRCGSSVFARTADEIEVNLGSLDAPDQLMPTYESWIIRRESWLPPFPLTRRYERDRDATGRFEG, via the coding sequence ATGGATCGATTTACCGGTGGTTGCCTGTGCGGCAACGTGCGAATTGTAGCGTCGGGACTGCCGTACCGGGTCGGCCTCTGTCATTGCCTCGACTGCCGCAAGCATCATGGAGCACTTTTCCACGCTTCCGCGATATTTCCCCAGGATGCGGTGACGGTCGATGGCGAGACACGCGATTACGCCGGCCGGTTTTTCTGTCCCCGCTGCGGCTCCTCTGTTTTCGCACGCACCGCGGACGAGATCGAAGTCAACCTCGGATCCCTGGATGCCCCCGACCAGCTGATGCCAACCTACGAAAGCTGGATCATCCGCCGCGAGTCCTGGTTGCCGCCGTTTCCGCTCACGAGACGATACGAACGCGATCGTGATGCCACGGGCCGCTTCGAGGGGTAG